The following coding sequences lie in one Accipiter gentilis chromosome 31, bAccGen1.1, whole genome shotgun sequence genomic window:
- the IL1R2 gene encoding interleukin-1 receptor type 2 isoform X1 — translation MDKNTRQRNSRTWLQVRMNLHPLCCRFQDTFSRSSPSHFLWEKMRGLFFVLVTCSASASAFRLQQGKSTENCPDHTVFFKHYYELHGEPVVLKCPSPRYKHLDISALTPNITWYKNGSNPMISGRDEDPRVWAKGDALWFLPAMLEDSGVYICTRRNSSYCAEVSIHLTVVEKTAARDIAYLQVLFTFTSGKIVCPDLWDFTPNGTSLELKWYKDALPLEDDHEKFLILKGSTYLTMTSVLPTDAGYYTCKMPFPFEGVTHEITRTIRLETVEQEKRITPIIVYPTQKTTSAALGSRMTLSCKVFVGLSSHVNTDVEWLANDTAVDVVYKQSRITEGERQEIVENGENFIEVPLIFHSVEEVDFYTDFTCLAQNRYGYQVLPTRVKQEAVGLSWYTAMIPVALACVIMGGICIHKCWKRRADKGYIIAKV, via the exons ATGGACAAGAACACGCGTCAGAGGAACAGCAGAACTTGGCTCCAGGTGCGGATGAATTTACATCCACTTTGCTGCAG ATTTCAAGACACTTTCTCTCGATCTTCTCCTTCCCATTTCCTCTGGGAAAAAATGCGTGGGCTCTTCTTTGTCCTGGTGACGTGCTCAGCGAGCGCCTCGGCTTTCAGACTCCAGCAAGGCAAAAGCACAG AAAACTGCCCAGATCACACCGTGTTTTTCAAACACTACTATGAACTGCATGGAGAACCTGTGGTTCTGAAATGCCCTTCCCCCAGATACAAACATTTGGATATTTCTGCCTTGACCCCTAATATCACATGGTATAAAAATGGTTCAAACCCCATGATATCAGGAAGAGATGAAGATCCAAGAGTCTGGGCAAAAGGAGATGCACTCTGGTTTTTACCAGCAATGCTAGAAGACTCAGGAGTATATATCTGCACCAGAAG GAACTCCTCCTACTGCGCCGAGGTCTCCATCCACCTCACGGTCGTGGAGAAGACAGCTGCTCGGGACATCGCCTATCTCCAGGTCCTCTTCACTTTCACCTCTGGAAAGATCGTTTGCCCTGACCTGTGGGATTTTACACCAAATGGGACAAGCCTGGAGCTCAAGTGGTACAAG GATGCTCTGCCTTTGGAAGACGACCATGAAAAATTCCTAATTCTGAAAGGTTCGACTTATCTGACCATGACTTCTGTACTACCAACAGACGCTGGCTATTACACCTGCAAGATGCCATTTCCATTCGAAGGTGTAACGCATGAAATCACCAGAACAATTCGGCTGGAGACCGTTG aacAAGAAAAGAGAATTACCCCAATAATTGTGTATCCAACACAAAAGACGACATCAGCTGCTCTTG GCTCCAGGATGACTCTCTCATGCAAAGTGTTTGTTGGACTGAGCAGCCACGTCAATACCGATGTGGAATGGCTAGCAAATGACACCGCCGTCGACGTGGTTTACAAGCAAAGCAGAATTACAGAGGGAGAACGACA agaaattgTAGAAAATGGTGAAAACTTCATTGAAGTGCCACTGATTTTTCATTCTGTCGAAGAAGTGGATTTTTACACAGACTTTACGTGTCTGGCACAGAACAGATATGGCTACCAAGTACTGCCAACAAGGGTCAAGCAGGAAG CTGTCGGCTTGTCCTGGTACACTGCAATGATTCCCGTTGCATTGGCCTGCGTGATCATGGGAGGGATATGCATACACAAGTGCTGGAAGCGGAGAGCCGATAAAGGATACATAATAGCAAAGgtttaa
- the IL1R2 gene encoding interleukin-1 receptor type 2 isoform X3 → MRGLFFVLVTCSASASAFRLQQGKSTENCPDHTVFFKHYYELHGEPVVLKCPSPRYKHLDISALTPNITWYKNGSNPMISGRDEDPRVWAKGDALWFLPAMLEDSGVYICTRRNSSYCAEVSIHLTVVEKTAARDIAYLQVLFTFTSGKIVCPDLWDFTPNGTSLELKWYKDALPLEDDHEKFLILKGSTYLTMTSVLPTDAGYYTCKMPFPFEGVTHEITRTIRLETVEQEKRITPIIVYPTQKTTSAALGSRMTLSCKVFVGLSSHVNTDVEWLANDTAVDVVYKQSRITEGERQEIVENGENFIEVPLIFHSVEEVDFYTDFTCLAQNRYGYQVLPTRVKQEAVGLSWYTAMIPVALACVIMGGICIHKCWKRRADKGYIIAKV, encoded by the exons ATGCGTGGGCTCTTCTTTGTCCTGGTGACGTGCTCAGCGAGCGCCTCGGCTTTCAGACTCCAGCAAGGCAAAAGCACAG AAAACTGCCCAGATCACACCGTGTTTTTCAAACACTACTATGAACTGCATGGAGAACCTGTGGTTCTGAAATGCCCTTCCCCCAGATACAAACATTTGGATATTTCTGCCTTGACCCCTAATATCACATGGTATAAAAATGGTTCAAACCCCATGATATCAGGAAGAGATGAAGATCCAAGAGTCTGGGCAAAAGGAGATGCACTCTGGTTTTTACCAGCAATGCTAGAAGACTCAGGAGTATATATCTGCACCAGAAG GAACTCCTCCTACTGCGCCGAGGTCTCCATCCACCTCACGGTCGTGGAGAAGACAGCTGCTCGGGACATCGCCTATCTCCAGGTCCTCTTCACTTTCACCTCTGGAAAGATCGTTTGCCCTGACCTGTGGGATTTTACACCAAATGGGACAAGCCTGGAGCTCAAGTGGTACAAG GATGCTCTGCCTTTGGAAGACGACCATGAAAAATTCCTAATTCTGAAAGGTTCGACTTATCTGACCATGACTTCTGTACTACCAACAGACGCTGGCTATTACACCTGCAAGATGCCATTTCCATTCGAAGGTGTAACGCATGAAATCACCAGAACAATTCGGCTGGAGACCGTTG aacAAGAAAAGAGAATTACCCCAATAATTGTGTATCCAACACAAAAGACGACATCAGCTGCTCTTG GCTCCAGGATGACTCTCTCATGCAAAGTGTTTGTTGGACTGAGCAGCCACGTCAATACCGATGTGGAATGGCTAGCAAATGACACCGCCGTCGACGTGGTTTACAAGCAAAGCAGAATTACAGAGGGAGAACGACA agaaattgTAGAAAATGGTGAAAACTTCATTGAAGTGCCACTGATTTTTCATTCTGTCGAAGAAGTGGATTTTTACACAGACTTTACGTGTCTGGCACAGAACAGATATGGCTACCAAGTACTGCCAACAAGGGTCAAGCAGGAAG CTGTCGGCTTGTCCTGGTACACTGCAATGATTCCCGTTGCATTGGCCTGCGTGATCATGGGAGGGATATGCATACACAAGTGCTGGAAGCGGAGAGCCGATAAAGGATACATAATAGCAAAGgtttaa
- the IL1R2 gene encoding interleukin-1 receptor type 2 isoform X2: protein MAERLQKHRFQDTFSRSSPSHFLWEKMRGLFFVLVTCSASASAFRLQQGKSTENCPDHTVFFKHYYELHGEPVVLKCPSPRYKHLDISALTPNITWYKNGSNPMISGRDEDPRVWAKGDALWFLPAMLEDSGVYICTRRNSSYCAEVSIHLTVVEKTAARDIAYLQVLFTFTSGKIVCPDLWDFTPNGTSLELKWYKDALPLEDDHEKFLILKGSTYLTMTSVLPTDAGYYTCKMPFPFEGVTHEITRTIRLETVEQEKRITPIIVYPTQKTTSAALGSRMTLSCKVFVGLSSHVNTDVEWLANDTAVDVVYKQSRITEGERQEIVENGENFIEVPLIFHSVEEVDFYTDFTCLAQNRYGYQVLPTRVKQEAVGLSWYTAMIPVALACVIMGGICIHKCWKRRADKGYIIAKV, encoded by the exons ATGGCTGAAAGACTGCAGAAGCACAG ATTTCAAGACACTTTCTCTCGATCTTCTCCTTCCCATTTCCTCTGGGAAAAAATGCGTGGGCTCTTCTTTGTCCTGGTGACGTGCTCAGCGAGCGCCTCGGCTTTCAGACTCCAGCAAGGCAAAAGCACAG AAAACTGCCCAGATCACACCGTGTTTTTCAAACACTACTATGAACTGCATGGAGAACCTGTGGTTCTGAAATGCCCTTCCCCCAGATACAAACATTTGGATATTTCTGCCTTGACCCCTAATATCACATGGTATAAAAATGGTTCAAACCCCATGATATCAGGAAGAGATGAAGATCCAAGAGTCTGGGCAAAAGGAGATGCACTCTGGTTTTTACCAGCAATGCTAGAAGACTCAGGAGTATATATCTGCACCAGAAG GAACTCCTCCTACTGCGCCGAGGTCTCCATCCACCTCACGGTCGTGGAGAAGACAGCTGCTCGGGACATCGCCTATCTCCAGGTCCTCTTCACTTTCACCTCTGGAAAGATCGTTTGCCCTGACCTGTGGGATTTTACACCAAATGGGACAAGCCTGGAGCTCAAGTGGTACAAG GATGCTCTGCCTTTGGAAGACGACCATGAAAAATTCCTAATTCTGAAAGGTTCGACTTATCTGACCATGACTTCTGTACTACCAACAGACGCTGGCTATTACACCTGCAAGATGCCATTTCCATTCGAAGGTGTAACGCATGAAATCACCAGAACAATTCGGCTGGAGACCGTTG aacAAGAAAAGAGAATTACCCCAATAATTGTGTATCCAACACAAAAGACGACATCAGCTGCTCTTG GCTCCAGGATGACTCTCTCATGCAAAGTGTTTGTTGGACTGAGCAGCCACGTCAATACCGATGTGGAATGGCTAGCAAATGACACCGCCGTCGACGTGGTTTACAAGCAAAGCAGAATTACAGAGGGAGAACGACA agaaattgTAGAAAATGGTGAAAACTTCATTGAAGTGCCACTGATTTTTCATTCTGTCGAAGAAGTGGATTTTTACACAGACTTTACGTGTCTGGCACAGAACAGATATGGCTACCAAGTACTGCCAACAAGGGTCAAGCAGGAAG CTGTCGGCTTGTCCTGGTACACTGCAATGATTCCCGTTGCATTGGCCTGCGTGATCATGGGAGGGATATGCATACACAAGTGCTGGAAGCGGAGAGCCGATAAAGGATACATAATAGCAAAGgtttaa